In Musa acuminata AAA Group cultivar baxijiao chromosome BXJ2-10, Cavendish_Baxijiao_AAA, whole genome shotgun sequence, a genomic segment contains:
- the LOC135585333 gene encoding putative disease resistance RPP13-like protein 1 isoform X3 — MGGGILSSMIKWTVDKLTIFATTPASSPAEPRNDVEEELRKLQRTMLRIQAKLDDSEEQDIRDESARLWLSELKDVAYDAQDVVEEYEYQVLRAEAESRSRGGGQHNGKHVEVCDDSISAPSRISFPDDLASKVKKIRERFDEITTEWKALRLGKKHGKRRRDESGNCRQTSSCFDESIVFGREDEKEKLIGLLLSEVDDVGGRGGTVSLIPIIGMGGVGKTTLAQLVYNDPRVSNCFDTRGWVCVSEEFDVVGLTRKILVSFFKTTVDHTELNELQQELKENLQGKKFLLVLDDVWNEKPSLWELVKVPLLKAGVGKVIVTTRNEYVARIMQTMEPLNLNILPFDKCWMLFEKLALLEGLDSSSRHNDLVDIGRQIVEKCKGLPLAVKVIARALSYEDDEDKWTDILESELWESVDANFEIFPALKVSYDCLPVELKRCFQSLSLFPKDTVLYERKIVQLWMSQGLLRPPRSKRAEDIGSDYVRNLVERSILQIKGISIGHALDPEEEKELVMHDLVHDLAQSVVQGESLSIAANKLASIFQGDGDKFRRVRHLYLFFDDRMTSRDAEVLPELKRLRTLIIHAPHRERHNATKFLIESLRNFKYLRALELNCTNIEALPDSIGDLKLLRYLSIEGANIDSLPESICSLYNLQILNVTATFDLKELPSGIVNLPNIRHLMLIDTGIAIPRGLGKLTNLQTLDRFSLGPTSWRYEIEELKGLVNLRGKLTVHNLRYANEYVAQTDTPLKTKDRIESLELNWSDSTSAPGDMDDDTAKQVMECFRPHPNIKRLRITNYGDVRFARWLGDSSFSKLVSLVLDGCSKCTVCPLLGQLPSLKVLSIYVFPGLQRIGREFCGIGSKTKGFPSLETLTFSDMKNWKEWDGVEAGDFPRLRQLEIDNCPKLRASVFIISWLSRI, encoded by the exons ATGGGCGGAGGTATCCTTTCTTCCATGATCAAGTGGACGGTGGACAAGCTGACTATCTTCGCAACAACGCCTGCTTCGTCACCGGCTGAGCCCCGGAACGATGTCGAAGAAGAGCTAAGGAAGCTGCAGAGGACGATGTTGAGGATCCAAGCCAAACTTGATGACTCGGAGGAGCAGGATATAAGAGATGAGTCTGCAAGGCTATGGTTGAGCGAGCTCAAGGATGTCGCTTATGACGCTCAAGACGTGGTGGAGGAGTACGAATACCAAGTGCTGCGCGCCGAAGCAGAAAGCAGATCGAGAGGTGGCGGCCAACACAATGGCAAGCATGTGGAGGTATGCGACGACTCCATCTCTGCTCCTTCAAGGATTTCATTTCCAGATGATTTAGCAAGTAAAGTCAAGAAGATAAGGGAGAGGTTTGATGAGATCACCACAGAATGGAAAGCCCTCCGATTGGGAAAGAAACATGGAAAGAGACGAAGAGATGAGTCGGGTAACTGTAGACAGACGAGTTCTTGCTTCGATGAATCAATTGTTTTCGGAAGAGAAGACGAAAAGGAAAAGTTAATCGGGTTGCTGCTATCGGAGGTTGATGATGTTGGTGGCAGAGGAGGTACGGTGTCATTAATTCCCATAATTGGCATGGGTGGAGTCGGTAAAACGACGCTAGCTCAGCTCGTATATAATGATCCCAGGGTGTCCAACTGCTTCGATACAAGGGGATGGGTCTGTGTTTCTGAAGAATTtgatgttgtgggtttaacacgaAAGATCTTGGTGTCCTTCTTCAAAACCACAGTTGATCACACAGAATTAAATGAGCTTCAACAAGAACTAAAAGAAAATTTGCAGGGAAAGAAGTTTTTGCTTGTTTTGGATGATGTTTGGAACGAGAAACCTAGTCTTTGGGAGTTGGTGAAAGTCCCCTTACTCAAGGCTGGAGTGGGTAAAGTCATAGTGACTACTCGGAATGAATATGTTGCCAGAATCATGCAGACGATGGAGCCTTTGAATTTGAACATCTTACCATTCGACAAATGTTGGATGTTGTTCGAGAAGCTTGCCTTATTGGAAGGCTTAGATTCCAGCAGCAGGCATAACGATTTGGTGGACATCGGTCGGCAGATTGTGGAGAAGTGCAAAGGCTTGCCGTTGGCAGTGAAGGTAATTGCACGTGCTCTGAGTTACGAAGATGATGAAGACAAATGGACGGACATCTTGGAAAGTGAGCTGTGGGAATCAGTCGATGCAAACTTTGAGATCTTTCCGGCTCTTAAAGTAAGCTATGATTGCTTGCCAGTAGAACTAAAAAGGTGCTTCCAGTCCCTATCCTTGTTTCCCAAAGACACGGTTTTATACGAGAGAAAAATTGTCCAATTATGGATGTCGCAAGGTCTTCTTCGGCCTCCAAGAAGCAAGCGAGCAGAGGATATAGGCAGTGATTACGTCAGAAACTTGGTGGAAAGGTCAATTTTGCAGATCAAGGGGATAAGCATAGGACATGCCTTGGACCCCGAGGAAGAGAAAGAGTTGGTAATGCATGATCTTGTTCACGATCTAGCACAGTCTGTTGTGCAGGGCGAATCCCTAAGCATAGCAGCTAACAAACTCGCAAGCATTTTTCAGGGGGATGGCGACAAATTTCGGAGGGTTCGACACTTATATCTGTTTTTTGACGACAGGATGACATCCAGAGACGCCGAGGTTTTGCCGGAGCTAAAACGTCTCCGGACATTGATAATTCACGCACCACATAGGGAGCGACACAATGCTACTAAATTCTTAATTGAATCGTTACGGAACTTCAAATACCTACGAGCTTTGGAGTTAAACTGCACCAACATCGAAGCGCTGCCTGATTCAATCGGCGACCTCAAACTACTGCGCTACCTCTCCATCGAAGGTGCTAACATCGACAGTCTTCCAGAATCCATATGCAGCCTCTACAATTTGCAGATTCTGAATGTGACTGCTACATTTGATCTGAAGGAACTACCGAGCGGCATAGTAAACTTGCCAAATATAAGGCATCTCATGCTAATTGATACTGGTATCGCTATCCCACGTGGCCTTGGAAAGTTGACGAACTTGCAAACACTCGACCGCTTTTCATTGGGCCCGACTAGTTGGCGTTACGAGATAGAGGAATTGAAGGGTTTAGTGAATCTGAGAGGAAAACTCACCGTTCACAATCTCAGGTATGCGAATGAGTATGTTGCTCAAACAGATACACCTCTGAAGACAAAAGATCGTATCGAGTCTTTGGAACTGAATTGGTCTGATAGCACTTCCGCACCCGGAGACATGGACGACGACACGGCAAAGCAGGTTATGGAATGCTTCCGCCCACATCCTAACATAAAACGGCTTAGAATAACCAATTACGGTGATGTCAGATTTGCAAGATGGTTGGGGGATTCATCCTTCTCCAAGCTAGTGTCTTTAGTGCTGGATGGATGCTCGAAATGCACTGTGTGTCCACTCTTGGGTCAACTGCCTTCTCTTAAAGTTCTTTCTATATATGTTTTCCCTGGTCTCCAACGTATTGGGCGTGAGTTTTGTGGTATTGGTAGTAAGACAAAGGGGTTCCCGTCGTTGGAGACATTGACATTCTCTGATATGAAAAATTGGAAAGAGTGGGATGGAGTGGAGGCCGGTGACTTTCCTCGTCTTCGCCAACTTGAAATCGATAATTGTCCTAAATTGAG GGCCTCAGTATTTATCATTTCGTGGCTTTCGCGGATTTAG
- the LOC135626045 gene encoding protein DETOXIFICATION 27-like: MTTEKEEEEAVPLLRNREVGEASEPGLLRRVWNESKKLWRIVGPAIFLRITSYSMNLATQAFAGHLGDLELAAMSVAATFSGFSFGLMLGMASALETLCGQAYGAKKHHMLGVYLQRSWIVLFGCAVLLLPVYIMATPLLELMGEPAELAREAGRVCIWIIPIHLSFAFLFPLNRFLQSQLKNSVSAVTSGLVLAVHIFLSWLVVYKLDQGLRGAALTLCFSWWLQVLGQFAYVVCGRCPETWKGFSMDAFLELWEFVKLSAASGVMLCLENWYYRVLILLTGSLKNAEIAVDAISICMNINNWELMIPLAFFAGTGVRVAIELGAGNSRGAKFATGVSVVTSTMIGLFTCCLIVVFHDKLALIFSSSTVVLDAADKLSLLLAIAILLNSIQPILSGVAVGAGWQATVAYVNVGSYYLIGIPVGVIMGSVFHLGVRGIWAGMIGGTAVQTVVLIYLTMRCDWDKEALKASARMEKWTISRKS, encoded by the exons atgacaacagagaaggaggaggaggaggcggttcCACTTCTGAGGAATAGGGAAGTCGGTGAGGCTTCGGAGCCCGGACTGCTAAGGAGAGTATGGAACGAAAGCAAGAAGCTGTGGAGGATCGTTGGCCCTGCTATATTTCTCAGGATTACGTCCTACTCCATGAACTTGGCCACGCAGGCCTTCGCCGGTCACCTCGGCGATCTTGAGCTCGCCGCCATGTCCGTCGCCGCTACCTTCTCCGGCTTCAGCTTTGGCCTCATG CTTGGAATGGCGAGCGCCCTGGAGACACTCTGCGGCCAAGCCTACGGCGCGAAGAAGCACCACATGTTGGGAGTCTACCTGCAGCGCTCGTGGATCGTCCTCTTCGGATGCGCCGTGCTCCTCCTCCCAGTATACATCATGGCCACCCCGTTGCTGGAGCTGATGGGGGAGCCGGCCGAGCTAGCTCGAGAGGCGGGCCGCGTGTGCATCTGGATCATCCCCATTCACCTTTCCTTCGCCTTCCTCTTCCCCCTCAACCGGTTCTTACAGAGTCAGCTCAAGAACTCGGTCTCGGCCGTCACATCCGGATTGGTGCTCGCCGTTCACATCTTCCTCAGCTGGCTGGTGGTGTACAAGTTGGATCAAGGCCTTCGGGGTGCCGCGCTCACGTTATGCTTCTCATGGTGGCTCCAGGTGCTGGGCCAGTTCGCCTACGTGGTCTGCGGGAGGTGTCCGGAGACTTGGAAGGGCTTCTCCATGGACGCCTTCTTGGAATTGTGGGAGTTCGTCAAGTTATCGGCTGCCTCTGGGGTCATGCTCTG CTTGGAGAACTGGTATTACAGAGTACTTATCTTGCTCACTGGGAGCCTGAAGAATGCTGAAATCGCAGTGGATGCTATCTCTATTTG CATGAACATCAACAATTGGGAGCTGATGATTCCTCTGGCATTCTTCGCTGGCACTGG GGTGCGAGTGGCTATTGAGCTCGGCGCAGGTAACAGCAGGGGAGCCAAATTTGCCACAGGTGTTTCAGTGGTCACCTCCACCATGATTGGCCTCTTCACCTGCTGCCTCATCGTGGTTTTCCATGACAAGCTTGCTCTCATCTTCTCCTCGAGCACGGTCGTGCTCGACGCTGCGGACAAGCTCTCTCTTCTCCTGGCCATAGCGATTCTACTCAACAGCATCCAACCTATCCTTTCTG GTGTCGCTGTGGGCGCAGGGTGGCAAGCAACGGTGGCTTATGTAAACGTTGGATCGTACTACCTCATCGGGATCCCTGTCGGGGTTATCATGGGATCTGTATTCCACCTTGGCGTTCGA GGTATTTGGGCTGGAATGATTGGTGGAACTGCAGTACAAACGGTGGTGTTGATCTATCTCACTATGAGATGTGATTGGGATAAGGAG GCGCTGAAGGCAAGTGCACGAATGGAGAAATGGACCATTTCAAGGAAAAGTTAG
- the LOC135585333 gene encoding putative disease resistance RPP13-like protein 1 isoform X2 has protein sequence MGGGILSSMIKWTVDKLTIFATTPASSPAEPRNDVEEELRKLQRTMLRIQAKLDDSEEQDIRDESARLWLSELKDVAYDAQDVVEEYEYQVLRAEAESRSRGGGQHNGKHVEVCDDSISAPSRISFPDDLASKVKKIRERFDEITTEWKALRLGKKHGKRRRDESGNCRQTSSCFDESIVFGREDEKEKLIGLLLSEVDDVGGRGGTVSLIPIIGMGGVGKTTLAQLVYNDPRVSNCFDTRGWVCVSEEFDVVGLTRKILVSFFKTTVDHTELNELQQELKENLQGKKFLLVLDDVWNEKPSLWELVKVPLLKAGVGKVIVTTRNEYVARIMQTMEPLNLNILPFDKCWMLFEKLALLEGLDSSSRHNDLVDIGRQIVEKCKGLPLAVKVIARALSYEDDEDKWTDILESELWESVDANFEIFPALKVSYDCLPVELKRCFQSLSLFPKDTVLYERKIVQLWMSQGLLRPPRSKRAEDIGSDYVRNLVERSILQIKGISIGHALDPEEEKELVMHDLVHDLAQSVVQGESLSIAANKLASIFQGDGDKFRRVRHLYLFFDDRMTSRDAEVLPELKRLRTLIIHAPHRERHNATKFLIESLRNFKYLRALELNCTNIEALPDSIGDLKLLRYLSIEGANIDSLPESICSLYNLQILNVTATFDLKELPSGIVNLPNIRHLMLIDTGIAIPRGLGKLTNLQTLDRFSLGPTSWRYEIEELKGLVNLRGKLTVHNLRYANEYVAQTDTPLKTKDRIESLELNWSDSTSAPGDMDDDTAKQVMECFRPHPNIKRLRITNYGDVRFARWLGDSSFSKLVSLVLDGCSKCTVCPLLGQLPSLKVLSIYVFPGLQRIGREFCGIGSKTKGFPSLETLTFSDMKNWKEWDGVEAGDFPRLRQLEIDNCPKLSLIPSCMFLPPPDPQGLSIYHFVAFADLVLIWIYLHSRSWRYHCAQS, from the exons ATGGGCGGAGGTATCCTTTCTTCCATGATCAAGTGGACGGTGGACAAGCTGACTATCTTCGCAACAACGCCTGCTTCGTCACCGGCTGAGCCCCGGAACGATGTCGAAGAAGAGCTAAGGAAGCTGCAGAGGACGATGTTGAGGATCCAAGCCAAACTTGATGACTCGGAGGAGCAGGATATAAGAGATGAGTCTGCAAGGCTATGGTTGAGCGAGCTCAAGGATGTCGCTTATGACGCTCAAGACGTGGTGGAGGAGTACGAATACCAAGTGCTGCGCGCCGAAGCAGAAAGCAGATCGAGAGGTGGCGGCCAACACAATGGCAAGCATGTGGAGGTATGCGACGACTCCATCTCTGCTCCTTCAAGGATTTCATTTCCAGATGATTTAGCAAGTAAAGTCAAGAAGATAAGGGAGAGGTTTGATGAGATCACCACAGAATGGAAAGCCCTCCGATTGGGAAAGAAACATGGAAAGAGACGAAGAGATGAGTCGGGTAACTGTAGACAGACGAGTTCTTGCTTCGATGAATCAATTGTTTTCGGAAGAGAAGACGAAAAGGAAAAGTTAATCGGGTTGCTGCTATCGGAGGTTGATGATGTTGGTGGCAGAGGAGGTACGGTGTCATTAATTCCCATAATTGGCATGGGTGGAGTCGGTAAAACGACGCTAGCTCAGCTCGTATATAATGATCCCAGGGTGTCCAACTGCTTCGATACAAGGGGATGGGTCTGTGTTTCTGAAGAATTtgatgttgtgggtttaacacgaAAGATCTTGGTGTCCTTCTTCAAAACCACAGTTGATCACACAGAATTAAATGAGCTTCAACAAGAACTAAAAGAAAATTTGCAGGGAAAGAAGTTTTTGCTTGTTTTGGATGATGTTTGGAACGAGAAACCTAGTCTTTGGGAGTTGGTGAAAGTCCCCTTACTCAAGGCTGGAGTGGGTAAAGTCATAGTGACTACTCGGAATGAATATGTTGCCAGAATCATGCAGACGATGGAGCCTTTGAATTTGAACATCTTACCATTCGACAAATGTTGGATGTTGTTCGAGAAGCTTGCCTTATTGGAAGGCTTAGATTCCAGCAGCAGGCATAACGATTTGGTGGACATCGGTCGGCAGATTGTGGAGAAGTGCAAAGGCTTGCCGTTGGCAGTGAAGGTAATTGCACGTGCTCTGAGTTACGAAGATGATGAAGACAAATGGACGGACATCTTGGAAAGTGAGCTGTGGGAATCAGTCGATGCAAACTTTGAGATCTTTCCGGCTCTTAAAGTAAGCTATGATTGCTTGCCAGTAGAACTAAAAAGGTGCTTCCAGTCCCTATCCTTGTTTCCCAAAGACACGGTTTTATACGAGAGAAAAATTGTCCAATTATGGATGTCGCAAGGTCTTCTTCGGCCTCCAAGAAGCAAGCGAGCAGAGGATATAGGCAGTGATTACGTCAGAAACTTGGTGGAAAGGTCAATTTTGCAGATCAAGGGGATAAGCATAGGACATGCCTTGGACCCCGAGGAAGAGAAAGAGTTGGTAATGCATGATCTTGTTCACGATCTAGCACAGTCTGTTGTGCAGGGCGAATCCCTAAGCATAGCAGCTAACAAACTCGCAAGCATTTTTCAGGGGGATGGCGACAAATTTCGGAGGGTTCGACACTTATATCTGTTTTTTGACGACAGGATGACATCCAGAGACGCCGAGGTTTTGCCGGAGCTAAAACGTCTCCGGACATTGATAATTCACGCACCACATAGGGAGCGACACAATGCTACTAAATTCTTAATTGAATCGTTACGGAACTTCAAATACCTACGAGCTTTGGAGTTAAACTGCACCAACATCGAAGCGCTGCCTGATTCAATCGGCGACCTCAAACTACTGCGCTACCTCTCCATCGAAGGTGCTAACATCGACAGTCTTCCAGAATCCATATGCAGCCTCTACAATTTGCAGATTCTGAATGTGACTGCTACATTTGATCTGAAGGAACTACCGAGCGGCATAGTAAACTTGCCAAATATAAGGCATCTCATGCTAATTGATACTGGTATCGCTATCCCACGTGGCCTTGGAAAGTTGACGAACTTGCAAACACTCGACCGCTTTTCATTGGGCCCGACTAGTTGGCGTTACGAGATAGAGGAATTGAAGGGTTTAGTGAATCTGAGAGGAAAACTCACCGTTCACAATCTCAGGTATGCGAATGAGTATGTTGCTCAAACAGATACACCTCTGAAGACAAAAGATCGTATCGAGTCTTTGGAACTGAATTGGTCTGATAGCACTTCCGCACCCGGAGACATGGACGACGACACGGCAAAGCAGGTTATGGAATGCTTCCGCCCACATCCTAACATAAAACGGCTTAGAATAACCAATTACGGTGATGTCAGATTTGCAAGATGGTTGGGGGATTCATCCTTCTCCAAGCTAGTGTCTTTAGTGCTGGATGGATGCTCGAAATGCACTGTGTGTCCACTCTTGGGTCAACTGCCTTCTCTTAAAGTTCTTTCTATATATGTTTTCCCTGGTCTCCAACGTATTGGGCGTGAGTTTTGTGGTATTGGTAGTAAGACAAAGGGGTTCCCGTCGTTGGAGACATTGACATTCTCTGATATGAAAAATTGGAAAGAGTGGGATGGAGTGGAGGCCGGTGACTTTCCTCGTCTTCGCCAACTTGAAATCGATAATTGTCCTAAATTGAG CCTGATCCCTTCATGTATGTTTCTTCCTCCCCCCGACCCTCAGGGCCTCAGTATTTATCATTTCGTGGCTTTCGCGGATTTAGTATTGATATGGATCTACCTTCACTCAAGGAGTTGGAGATATCACTGTGCCCAAAGTTAA
- the LOC135585333 gene encoding putative disease resistance RPP13-like protein 1 isoform X1: MGGGILSSMIKWTVDKLTIFATTPASSPAEPRNDVEEELRKLQRTMLRIQAKLDDSEEQDIRDESARLWLSELKDVAYDAQDVVEEYEYQVLRAEAESRSRGGGQHNGKHVEVCDDSISAPSRISFPDDLASKVKKIRERFDEITTEWKALRLGKKHGKRRRDESGNCRQTSSCFDESIVFGREDEKEKLIGLLLSEVDDVGGRGGTVSLIPIIGMGGVGKTTLAQLVYNDPRVSNCFDTRGWVCVSEEFDVVGLTRKILVSFFKTTVDHTELNELQQELKENLQGKKFLLVLDDVWNEKPSLWELVKVPLLKAGVGKVIVTTRNEYVARIMQTMEPLNLNILPFDKCWMLFEKLALLEGLDSSSRHNDLVDIGRQIVEKCKGLPLAVKVIARALSYEDDEDKWTDILESELWESVDANFEIFPALKVSYDCLPVELKRCFQSLSLFPKDTVLYERKIVQLWMSQGLLRPPRSKRAEDIGSDYVRNLVERSILQIKGISIGHALDPEEEKELVMHDLVHDLAQSVVQGESLSIAANKLASIFQGDGDKFRRVRHLYLFFDDRMTSRDAEVLPELKRLRTLIIHAPHRERHNATKFLIESLRNFKYLRALELNCTNIEALPDSIGDLKLLRYLSIEGANIDSLPESICSLYNLQILNVTATFDLKELPSGIVNLPNIRHLMLIDTGIAIPRGLGKLTNLQTLDRFSLGPTSWRYEIEELKGLVNLRGKLTVHNLRYANEYVAQTDTPLKTKDRIESLELNWSDSTSAPGDMDDDTAKQVMECFRPHPNIKRLRITNYGDVRFARWLGDSSFSKLVSLVLDGCSKCTVCPLLGQLPSLKVLSIYVFPGLQRIGREFCGIGSKTKGFPSLETLTFSDMKNWKEWDGVEAGDFPRLRQLEIDNCPKLRFVPQHPISSMTKLKLSHIDAFLQPDPFMYVSSSPRPSGPQYLSFRGFRGFSIDMDLPSLKELEISLCPKLTSVAGLTNLTSLHSLIIYYCPNLRFPPTERLPSTLQPPRILDSPWIKQWYERQTQDDPMKELQLFPHPSQPSFLGDQIENDQPRSPDNNRTIEPLPQAPDEPEPPASLCSLSLELSLSNLQAQAGSSSGVDKICQKQLVPKDDTCSSFLNFKL, encoded by the exons ATGGGCGGAGGTATCCTTTCTTCCATGATCAAGTGGACGGTGGACAAGCTGACTATCTTCGCAACAACGCCTGCTTCGTCACCGGCTGAGCCCCGGAACGATGTCGAAGAAGAGCTAAGGAAGCTGCAGAGGACGATGTTGAGGATCCAAGCCAAACTTGATGACTCGGAGGAGCAGGATATAAGAGATGAGTCTGCAAGGCTATGGTTGAGCGAGCTCAAGGATGTCGCTTATGACGCTCAAGACGTGGTGGAGGAGTACGAATACCAAGTGCTGCGCGCCGAAGCAGAAAGCAGATCGAGAGGTGGCGGCCAACACAATGGCAAGCATGTGGAGGTATGCGACGACTCCATCTCTGCTCCTTCAAGGATTTCATTTCCAGATGATTTAGCAAGTAAAGTCAAGAAGATAAGGGAGAGGTTTGATGAGATCACCACAGAATGGAAAGCCCTCCGATTGGGAAAGAAACATGGAAAGAGACGAAGAGATGAGTCGGGTAACTGTAGACAGACGAGTTCTTGCTTCGATGAATCAATTGTTTTCGGAAGAGAAGACGAAAAGGAAAAGTTAATCGGGTTGCTGCTATCGGAGGTTGATGATGTTGGTGGCAGAGGAGGTACGGTGTCATTAATTCCCATAATTGGCATGGGTGGAGTCGGTAAAACGACGCTAGCTCAGCTCGTATATAATGATCCCAGGGTGTCCAACTGCTTCGATACAAGGGGATGGGTCTGTGTTTCTGAAGAATTtgatgttgtgggtttaacacgaAAGATCTTGGTGTCCTTCTTCAAAACCACAGTTGATCACACAGAATTAAATGAGCTTCAACAAGAACTAAAAGAAAATTTGCAGGGAAAGAAGTTTTTGCTTGTTTTGGATGATGTTTGGAACGAGAAACCTAGTCTTTGGGAGTTGGTGAAAGTCCCCTTACTCAAGGCTGGAGTGGGTAAAGTCATAGTGACTACTCGGAATGAATATGTTGCCAGAATCATGCAGACGATGGAGCCTTTGAATTTGAACATCTTACCATTCGACAAATGTTGGATGTTGTTCGAGAAGCTTGCCTTATTGGAAGGCTTAGATTCCAGCAGCAGGCATAACGATTTGGTGGACATCGGTCGGCAGATTGTGGAGAAGTGCAAAGGCTTGCCGTTGGCAGTGAAGGTAATTGCACGTGCTCTGAGTTACGAAGATGATGAAGACAAATGGACGGACATCTTGGAAAGTGAGCTGTGGGAATCAGTCGATGCAAACTTTGAGATCTTTCCGGCTCTTAAAGTAAGCTATGATTGCTTGCCAGTAGAACTAAAAAGGTGCTTCCAGTCCCTATCCTTGTTTCCCAAAGACACGGTTTTATACGAGAGAAAAATTGTCCAATTATGGATGTCGCAAGGTCTTCTTCGGCCTCCAAGAAGCAAGCGAGCAGAGGATATAGGCAGTGATTACGTCAGAAACTTGGTGGAAAGGTCAATTTTGCAGATCAAGGGGATAAGCATAGGACATGCCTTGGACCCCGAGGAAGAGAAAGAGTTGGTAATGCATGATCTTGTTCACGATCTAGCACAGTCTGTTGTGCAGGGCGAATCCCTAAGCATAGCAGCTAACAAACTCGCAAGCATTTTTCAGGGGGATGGCGACAAATTTCGGAGGGTTCGACACTTATATCTGTTTTTTGACGACAGGATGACATCCAGAGACGCCGAGGTTTTGCCGGAGCTAAAACGTCTCCGGACATTGATAATTCACGCACCACATAGGGAGCGACACAATGCTACTAAATTCTTAATTGAATCGTTACGGAACTTCAAATACCTACGAGCTTTGGAGTTAAACTGCACCAACATCGAAGCGCTGCCTGATTCAATCGGCGACCTCAAACTACTGCGCTACCTCTCCATCGAAGGTGCTAACATCGACAGTCTTCCAGAATCCATATGCAGCCTCTACAATTTGCAGATTCTGAATGTGACTGCTACATTTGATCTGAAGGAACTACCGAGCGGCATAGTAAACTTGCCAAATATAAGGCATCTCATGCTAATTGATACTGGTATCGCTATCCCACGTGGCCTTGGAAAGTTGACGAACTTGCAAACACTCGACCGCTTTTCATTGGGCCCGACTAGTTGGCGTTACGAGATAGAGGAATTGAAGGGTTTAGTGAATCTGAGAGGAAAACTCACCGTTCACAATCTCAGGTATGCGAATGAGTATGTTGCTCAAACAGATACACCTCTGAAGACAAAAGATCGTATCGAGTCTTTGGAACTGAATTGGTCTGATAGCACTTCCGCACCCGGAGACATGGACGACGACACGGCAAAGCAGGTTATGGAATGCTTCCGCCCACATCCTAACATAAAACGGCTTAGAATAACCAATTACGGTGATGTCAGATTTGCAAGATGGTTGGGGGATTCATCCTTCTCCAAGCTAGTGTCTTTAGTGCTGGATGGATGCTCGAAATGCACTGTGTGTCCACTCTTGGGTCAACTGCCTTCTCTTAAAGTTCTTTCTATATATGTTTTCCCTGGTCTCCAACGTATTGGGCGTGAGTTTTGTGGTATTGGTAGTAAGACAAAGGGGTTCCCGTCGTTGGAGACATTGACATTCTCTGATATGAAAAATTGGAAAGAGTGGGATGGAGTGGAGGCCGGTGACTTTCCTCGTCTTCGCCAACTTGAAATCGATAATTGTCCTAAATTGAGGTTTGTTCCTCAgcacccaatttcttcgatgacgAAACTTAAATTAAGTCATATCGATGCTTTCTTGCAGCCTGATCCCTTCATGTATGTTTCTTCCTCCCCCCGACCCTCAGGGCCTCAGTATTTATCATTTCGTGGCTTTCGCGGATTTAGTATTGATATGGATCTACCTTCACTCAAGGAGTTGGAGATATCACTGTGCCCAAAGTTAACGTCTGTTGCGGGACTTACCAACCTCACCTCCCTGCACTCTTTGATCATATATTACTGTCCAAATCTACGATTCCCTCCGACAGAGAGGTTACCATCCACTCTCCAACCTCCGAGGATTTTGGACAGTCCTTGGATTAAGCAGTGGTACGAGAGACAAACACAAGATGATCCAATGAAGGAATTGCAGCTCTTTCCGCACCCATCACAGCCTTCATTCTTGGGTGACCAAATCGAAAATGATCAACCCAGGTCACCCGACAACAATCGCACGATTGAGCCCCTGCCTCAAGCTCCAGATGAACCAGAGCCTCCTGCATCACTGTGCTCTTTGTCTCTGGAACTCTCTCTTTCCAATTTACAAGCGCAAGCTGGTTCTAGCTCTGGGGTTGACAAGATATGCCAAAAGCAGCTCGTACCAAAGGATGACACCTGCAG CTCATTCCTTAACTTCAAACTGTAG